TGCCGCTGCTGCGGCCGGATGGTCGAGTTCGTGAGCCCCGGCATCACCGCCCTGCTCGGCGAGATCTGCCGCGCGCACGGCTTCGAAGGGCGCCAGAACCAGCTGCAGATCCTGGGTATCTGCCGCACCTGCGCCGACGCGAATCATCCAGCGAGCGAAGCCGCCCGGCAGCCGGGCACCGGAGCCGAAATTCATGTCTGAGGATTGGAACGGCAAGATCCCCGCCCGCCTGCCGGTCCTGCAACGTCTCGCGGACCTGCCGGTCGGCAGCACCGCCCGGCTCTCCTGCCAGGAGCTCTCGGAGGGCGAAGCCTGCCTGCTGGCGGCGATGGGGATGACCGAGGGCTGCCGGCTGAAGGTACGAACCAGCGGCGACCCGTGTATCGTCGAAGTGCGCTCGACGCGCATCGGCCTGGCGCGCAGCGTCGCCGTGCGCCTCGTCGTCGCGAGCACTCCCGCCGACGCCGCTGCCGGCGACACCACCGAGACGGCGAAGCAGTAGCCATGAGCGTCGCCACCCCGGTGACACCAGCCCGCGCCGGGGCGAGTCGGAACGCACCGCTGCGCCGTCTGCTGCTGCTCGGCAACCCCAACACCGGCAAGACCACGCTCTTCAACCGCCTCTGCGGGATGCGCGCCAAGACGGCGAACTTCCCCGGCACGACGACCGACTTGCGCGTCGGGCGGCTCCAGCTGCCGCTCGGGGCCGGCCGCACCGAGGCGTTCGACGTCGTCGATCTGCCGGGCCTCTACAGCTTGAAGCTCGATCTGCCGGAGTCGCAAGTCGCCGCCAACGCTGTCACCGGCGCCGACGGACTGCTGCCAGCGGCAGCGATCATCGTGGCCGACGCGACGAATCTCTCGCGCCACCTGATGTTGGTGGGCGAGCTGGCGCGCGAGGGCATTCCGTTCGTGGTCGCGCTCAACATGATCGACCTGGCCCACAGGCGCGGCCTCTCTTTCGATCTCGAGAAGATGTCGCGCGCGATCGGCGCGCCGGTGATTGCGATCGCCGCGCGCAGCGGCAAGGGCGTCGACCATCTCCTGGCCGCGCTGCCGCAGATCTGCGCCGAAGGAGAGGTGCGGCCGCGCGAGGCGAACCGCAAGGCGATCTCCTCCGAGGAGCTCGAGCTCTGGGCCGAGACCGTCGTCGGCGAGAGCGTCGGCGGAGCCCACGCCGTGGGCAGCGGGAGCGACACGCTGCTCGACCGGATCGACGAGACCTTCACGCATCCGATCCTGGGCCTCGTCATCTTCCATCTGGTGATGGCGGCACTGTTCTGGGTGATCTTCGCCGTCGCGAGCGTCCCGATGGATCTGATCGAGGCGATCTTCGCCAATCTGGGCGGCTTCCTCGAGGCCCGGATTCCGGCCGGCGCGGTGCGCGATCTGATCGTCGGCGGGCTCATCGGCGGGGTTTCCGGTACAGTCGTCTTCCTGCCGCAGATCTGTCTTCTCTTCTTTCTGATCACGATCCTCGAGGACACCGGCTACCTGGCGCGCGCGGCGTTCGTCATGGACCGCCTGCTCTGCCGCTTCGGTCTGCCCGGCTACGCCTTCGTGCCGCTGCTCTCGAGTCACGCCTGCGCCATCCCGGGAATTCTCGCGACGAGATTGATTCCCGACCGCCACGACCGCTTCGCGACGATCCTGGTGGCGCCCTTCATGAGCTGCTCGGCGCGCCTTCCGGTCTACGTTCTGCTGACCAACTTCCTCTTCGCTGACCGGCCGCTGCTTGCCGGCATCGCCTTCGCCGCCTGCTACCTGCTCGGCGCGATCGCCGCGATGGGCAGCGCCTTCCTCGTCCGGCGCACCCTCCTGCCGGGCAAATCGCGCCCGATGGTGCTCGAGCTGCCGAGCTACAAATGGCCCTCGCTCCGGGTCGCTTTCGCCAACGCCCTCGAGCAGGGTTGGTCGTTCCTGCGCACCGTCGGGACGGTGATTCTCGCGATCTGCTTCGTGATGTGGTGGCTCTCGGCCTATCCGAAGGTGGAGCCGCCAGCGGCGGCGATCGCTCTCACGGCGCAGGCCGAGACGCTCGCCGCGGCCGAGCCTGCCGCTGCCGCGCGCCTCGCTGCCGAAGCGGCCGGCCTCACCCTCTCGCATCAGCAGGAGGCGAGCTTCGCCGGCAAGCTCGGCCGTGCTGTCGAGCCGCTGTTCGCGCCGCTCGGCTACGACTGGCGCCTGACCATGGGCGTGCTCACCGCCTTCGCGGCGCGCGAAGTCTTCGTCTCGACGCTCGCCGTCCTGGTGGGGTCGCCGGACGGGGAGGACGCCGGCATCCTCGAGCGCATTCACCGCGCCAGACGCGACGACGGCACGCCGCTGCTGACCACGGCGACAGCCATATCCCTGCTCGTCTTCTTCGTTCTGGCGATGCAATGTCTGGCGACCGTCGTGACCGTCCGACGGGAGATGAAGAGCTGGAACTGGGCGCTGCTGCAGTTTCTCTGGATGACCGGCGTGGCCTGGATCGGAGCGTTCCTGGCGTTTCATGGACTGAAGCTCGCCGGGATCGCCTGAAATGACTCTGCCGGTGTCCGATCCTCAGTTCTGGCTGGTGACCGGCGCCGCCGGACTGGCCCTGGCGCTCCTGCTGCGCCGCCTCTTTCGCCGGCCGAAATCCCCGTCGCTGCCGTGCTCCGGGTGCCCCAAGGCGGGCCGCCCGGGCACCCCGCGCCCGCTCCTCGTCGCCCTCGCGGCGCCAGGGCTCGGCGCGCTCTTCGCCCTGATGGCGCTGATGGCTCTGATGGCCGGCGTCGCCTCGCCGCTCGAGGCCGAGCTCGTGGAGCGCGACGTCGCGGCGATGGGCACGCGCCTCGCCATCACGATCGAGAGTCCCGACCGCCCGAGCGGCCTCGCGGCCAGTGAAGCGATCGTCGCGGCCGTGGAGGATGCCGAGCGCCGTCTCTCGACCTGGCGCGCGACGAGCGAGCTCGCGGCATTCCATGCTGCGCCGCCCGGATCGCGGGTCGCCCTCTCGCCGCTCGCCTGGACCGCCATGACGACGGCCCTCACCTGCTGGCGCGAGACCGGCGGGGCGTTCGACCCGACCATCGCGCCGCTCGTCGAAGCCTGGGGCCTGCGCACGGGCGGGCGGCTCCCCACCGAGGCCGAGATCGCAGCCGCCCGGAGTGGCGTGGGTGCCGGCCGGCTCGAGCTCGACCCGGAGCGCCGCGAGATCGTCCAGCCGGGCGGGCTCCGCCTCGAGGAGGGCGGGTTCGGCAAGGGGGCCGGGCTCGACGCCGCCCTGGCCGCGGCCCAGGCGCTCGCGCCCGGGGCCGAGATCGAGCTCGACTTCGGCGGTCAGCTGGCCTGGAGCGGGCGAGGCGAACCGCGCGCCGTCCGCCTCGCCGACCCGCGCGATCGCTCGCGTACCGTTCTCGAGCTGACCATCGACTCCGCCTTCGGGTCGGTCGCGACCTCCGCGAATTCGGAGCGCGGTGCGACCGTCGGGGGGATCCCTGTCGGCCACCTGCTCGATCCACGCAGCGGCCGGCCGGCGCCGGACTTCGGCAGTGCCACGGTCTTCGCGCCGCTGGCCGCCACCGCCGACTGCCGCGCGACCGGTTTGTTCGTCCTCGGGCCGGAGCGCGGCGCGGCGCTCGCGGCGCGCTGGAGTCGCGACCGCCAGGGCGAGGCGGTCCTGCTCCTCGTCGAGCCGCACGGACTGCGCGCCCTGGTCACCCAGGGGCTCGCGGCACGGGCGCGGGCTCTTTCGCCCGACCTCCTCATCGACACGATCGTTGGATCTTCTTAGGGGATTTTCGCAGGCGTAGAAGCGAGGGCGCACGGCCTGGTCTCGGGAAAGTCCGCGGCCGCCGCCCTCTCGGTCCCACAGCCTTCGGCACTACCGCCCAAGGCCATGCAACAAGGGGAGTCTAGTTCATGCACGGAAAGTCGCCTTCGGGCAGACGAATCTCGGGCGCCCTGGCGCTCGCGGTCGGAATCGCGCTGACGAGTTCTGCTTTCGCGCAGTCCACGCCTCCGGCCGGCGGCGCACCAGCCACTTCGGCAAGCAGTCCGACGAGCACCGAGCAGCTGAACCGCCTCGCCGCCGAGGTCGCCGAGCTCAGGGCGGCGATCGCCGCGCTGCAGGCGGCTGCCGCGACGCCGAAAGCCGCTGAGGCTGCGACTCCGGCGCCGGGGGCAGCGTCGACGTCCACGGCAGCGGTGGCATCGGCAGCCGAGGTCGCCGAGCTGGCGCGGCGGATCGACCTCCTGGCGGGCGAGCTCGAGCAGATGCGCCTCGGTGAGAGCGCGCCGGCGGTCGCCGCAGCGGGCGGCGGCATCTCCGATACCGGCTTCGGCCCGGCGGCGTCCAAGGTCTACGCCATCGAGCAGGGGCTGTCGATCGGCGGCTACGGCGAGATGGTCTATCAGGGATTCGCCGCGCAACGGGACGACGGCGTCGACTCGGGCAGGAAGGACGAGCTCGACTTCCTGCGCGCGGTCCTCTACGTGGGCTACAAGTGGAACGACGACTGGCTCTTCAACTCGGAGATCGAGTGGGAACACGCCAAGGCGGGCGAGGGGCAGCGCGGCGAAGTGGCCGTCGAGTTCGCCTACCTCGAACGCCGCATCCGACCAGAAATCAACGTCCGCGCGGGCCTCCTCCTGGTGCCGATGGGCTTCATCAACGAGCTCCACGAACCGACGACCTACCTCGGGGCGCGTCGTCCGGGCATCGAGCAGGCGATCCTCCCCACCACCTGGCGCGAGAACGGCGCCGGCATCTTCGGCGAGGTCGGGCCGATCACCTACCGGACCTATCTCATGAACGGCCTCGAAGCCGAGCGCTTCGCCGCCGGTGGGCTGCGCTCTTCGCGCCAGAACGGGGCCAAAGCGGTCGCCGAGAACCTCGCCTGGGTGGGAAGGATCGACTGGACCGCGATCCCGGGTTTCGTGGCCGGCGTCTCGGGTTACCTCGGCGACTCGGCGCAAGGGCTGGCCGACGCTTCCGGCGAGTTGAGCGTCGACACGCGGCTCCTGGAACTCCATGCCGAGTGGCGCGGCCACGGGTTCCAGTTGCGCGGTCTCTGGGTGGAGGGCGACCTCGACGGCGTCGCCCGCCTCAACCAGAGGCTCGCGCTCTCCGGCAACAGGTCGGTCGGCGAAGAGCTCTCCGGTTACTACGTCGAGGCCGGCTACGACGTGCTCTCGCTCGTGGAGAGCCGGCAGGCGCTCATCCCGTTCGCGCGGTTCGAGAGTTACGACACGCAGGCAGCGGTCCCCTCCGGGTTCGGTCGCAACCCTGCCAACGAGATCGAAACGCTCACCCTCGGCGTCAACTGGAAGCCGATCGAGCAGTTGATCTTCAAGGCCGACTGGCAGGACGTCGAGAACGGCGCCGGCACCGGCGTCGATCAGTGGAACCTCGCGCTCGGCTATATCTTCTGAGCCGATGAGAAGAACGACCTTCGCTCCGCTGGCGCTCGCCTCAGGGCTCGCAGTTTCGTCCCTGTCGTTGGCCCTGTCGGCGACGCCGGCGGCGGCGAAGGTGCTGCTCTCCCCCGAAGAGGCGCTGGCGCTCGCCTTCCCCGGCTGCACCATCGAACGGCAGACGGTCTACCTCACTGCGGCGGAAGCCTCCGCCGCCCGCGAGCTCGCCGGCACCGAGCTCGCCTCCGCGGTCGTCCATCCCTATCGTGCGCGACGGCTCGAGGGAGGGGCCGGCGCCCCGGAAGGGAAGGGCGGCGGCGAGGCCTGCGGCACCGCCTACTTCGATACCCACCGGGTGCGCACGCTCGCCGAGACGGTGATGGTCGCCATCGATCCTGCGGGCGGCATCCTCCGCATCGAGGTGCTCTCTTTCGACGAGCCCCCCGACTACCTGCCGCGGGTCGAGTGGTACGAGCAGTTCGGCGGGCGCAAGCTCGCGCCCGAAACCGAGCTCGGCCGCGGCATCCGGCCGGTGACCGGAGCGACGCTCACCGCCCGGGTGACGACCGACGCTGCCCGCCGCGCGCTGGCGGTGCACGCGCAGGTCGCGGCACGCAGCGCGGCACCTCCTGTGCCGCCTCTGGCGCGGCCACAGCGATGACCCGCTTCGAGGCCTGGTTGCTCCACCTCGCGACGCTTTTGGTGGGCGGGGGAGGTCTGGTCTACGCCTGGATGCGCTACCTCGTCCGCCCGGAGGATCCGTTCGCGGTGGTGAATCACCCCTGGCAACCGCAAGTGCAGCACCTCCATGTTCTCGCGGCGCCGCTCCTGGTCTTCGCGATCGGCCTGGTCTGGAAAACGCATGCCTGGCCCGGCGTGCGACTGCGTGCCGCCGCGCGCCGCCGGAGCGGGCTCGCCCTGGTCGCGACGGCGGCGCCGATGATCGCCTCCGGCTATCTCCTGCAGACGGCGACCGACCCTTCCTGGCGGCAGGCCTGGCTGGTGATCCACCTCGCCGCCTCCGGCCTCTGGCTCGGGGGCTACCTCGCGCACCAGCTCTCTTCGCGGTTCGTTCGTCCGGCCCGGCCGGAGTCGCCGCGACCTCCCGGCGGCCGTCCGCGGTAACCTTTCCCGGCTGCTGCGGTAGTTCCGGGCAGCATGAGCTCCGGAATCGCCGCCATGAAAACGCCCACCAGCCCGCTGGCTCCGCTGGCTCCAAACGACAGCCAGCTCATGGGCCGGGTGCGCGACGGGGACGTCGCCCTCCTGGGGGAGCTCTTCGAGCGCCACCACCAGCGTCTGTTCCATTTCTTCCTGCGCCTCGCCCGCAGCCGCTCGGCGGCCGAGGACCTCGTGCAGGAGGTCTTCGTGCGGATGCTCAAGTACCGCCACACGTTCCGCAGCGAATCCGACTTCGTGCCCTGGATGTTCACCCTGGCGAGGAACGCCGCGACCGACCTCTACCGGGCGCGGCCGAAAGAGCTGCCCGAGAATCCGGACGCCCCGGAACCGCAGGCCGACCTGCCGCATCCGATCGCCGGCCTCGAGCGCTCCGAGCAGGAGGCGAAGCTGCGGCGGGCACTCGCGAAGTTGCACGCCGACAAGCGCGAGATTCTGCTGATGGCGCGCTTCTCGGAGCTGAAGTACGACCGAATCGCCGAGTTGCTCGGCATCTCGGAAGGGGCAGTGAAGGTCCGGGTTCACCGGGCACTGAAGGAGCTCAAGGAGGCGTTTCTCGCCGACCCGGCTCCGCTGGCGCCAGGGAGCGCGGCAAAGGAGGTCGAATGACCAGCCGGACGTTTGCATGCGAAACGATGCAGGAGCGCCTGACGGCGCGGTTGAGCGGCGCGCTGACGCCCGCCGAGATGAGCGAGCTCGAGTCCCATCTCGCCGGCTGCGAAACCTGCACCGCCGAGGCCGCGCTCGTCGCCCAGCTCTGGGACGGTCTGGCCGCTCCCGGCGAGGGTGTTCCCTCGCAGCGGATGCGCGCGCGGTTCGATGCCGCGCTCGCCGTCGAGCGGGACAGACCGGAGAACGCGCCGCTCGCGTTCCATGGCCATGGGGGAGCGTCGTCGGAGTCGGCGTCGGACCGTTCGCAGGCACCGACCCTTGCTGCGCGGCCCGCCCCCTTCCGCCGCTTCCTGCCGCTCGCGGCGATGCTCCTCCTCGGCCTTGGCCTCGGCTATCTGACCTTCAGCCGGCAGGGGGACGATGTCGCCCTTCTGCGCCGCGAGGTGGGTGACCTGCACACGATGGTGGCGCTCTCGCTGCTCGAGAAGGCCTCGGTCTCGGAGCGCCTCCAGGGCGTCGCTTACAGCCGGGACGCCGCCGTATCGCTCGACTTCGGCAATCTCCGGGGAGAGGGCCGCCGGGAGGAGGAGAGCCGACCCGACTCGACCGCCTCAAGGGCCGCACCGGCCGCGGAGCGCGAGCAGATCGTGGCGGCGCTCTTCGCCCGGCTGCTCGAAGATCCGAACGTCAACGTCCGGCTCGCGGCGCTCGAGGCGCTGCGGCCGCTCGCGGCGCGCGACGACCGCCGGAGCGAGTTCGTCGCGGCGGTCGCGCGCCAGGACTCGCCGCTCGTCGCCCTGTCGCTCATCGATCTCCTCCTCGAATCGGGCACCGCCGCGGCCCGGCACGACCTCGAGCAGCTACTCGCCAACGATCAACTCGACCCGGTGGTGCGCGGCTATCTCCGCGACCGCCTCGGAAGGAGCGCCTGATGAACCTCGTTCGCCTCGCCCCACCCGCAGGGCATCTCCTCGCTGCCTTCGCCGGTCTCGGTCTTCTCTGGGCGTCGCTCTTCGCGCCGCCGCTCGCGGCGCTCGAGCAGCGGGAAACCGTCACCCGGACCTTCACCCTCGCAGCCGTCTCGGGCCAGCGGACGCTGGTGGTGGACAACGTCACGGGCTCGATCGACATCGAGGCCGCGAGCGGCGACACCGTCGAGCTGTCCCTGAAGCAGACGTTCATCGCCAGGAACGCCGCCGGGATGGCGCGCGCCCGCCAGGAGGTCGTGCTCGAGGTGACCGAGAACCCGGGGCGGCTCGAGCTCGTCCAGGGCGGGCCGTGGCGCTGCCAGGGCGGCGAGCGCCGGCGAGACGGCGACTGCTGCTGCGACCACGACGGCAGGGCCGACCGCGACTACCAGGTGCGCTTCGACTGGACTCTCAAGGTGCCGAAGAACCTCGACCTCGAGGTCGAGAACGTGAACGAAGGCGCGATCCGTATCACCGGCACGGTTGGCCATCTCGAGGTCGGCCATGTGAACGACGACGTGACGCTGGTCCGGGTGGCGGGTGAAGTGGACGCCAACACCGTGAACGGCGAGCTGAAGGTGGACTTCGCGGCAGCTCCGGCCGGCGACTGCCGGTTCGGCACCGTGAACGGCGACATCGAACTGGCGTTTCCGAAGGGGCTCGGCGCCGAGCTCACCTTCGCGACGCTGAACGGCGAGGTCTATACCGACTTCCCGTTCGAGCTGGGAAAGCTCCCGACGACGAGCGAACGCTCGAAGTCCGGCGGGCGGAATCACCACGCAATGGGCGGCACGACCGCGGCCACGATCGGTGGCGGCGGGATCGAGCTTGTCTGCAAGACGGTCAACGGTGACATCACCATTCGCGAGCGTTCCTGACGCCCGCTTCGGGAGACGGAAGATGAGAATCATGAGCCTGACGGAAAAGATGGCAAGAACCACCCTGAAAGCCGGGACCGCGGCCCTCTTCGCATGGCTGCTGACAGCGACGCCGGGAGCCGCCGAACGCCTGACGGTGCCGCTCTCCGATCCGTCGAAGCCGGCGGAGCTCGAAGTCTCGCTGGTGATGGGCTCGATCCAGGTCACCGGAACGACGACCCGCGAGGTCGTCATCGAGGCCCTCTCGCGCGCCGAGGACGAGGACGAAGACGATCGGGACCTGCCGGGGGATCGCGCCGGCATGCGCCGGATCCCGAACACGTCGATCGGTCTCGAGGCCGAGCAGGAGAGCAACAAGGTATCGATCTCGGCCGAGTCCTGGGCCCGCCCCGTCGACCTCGAGATCCAGGTCCCGGTCGGGAGCACCGTGCGCCTTTCGACCGTCAACGACGGCGATATCGAGGTCGAGAACATCGACGGCGAGGTCGAAGTCAGCAATACCAACGGCGAGATCCGAGTGAAGAACGTCCGCGGCCCGGTCTCCGCGACGACGGTGAACGGCGACGTGCAGGTCGTCTTCCGCGGCGCCATGGCGGCGGTGCCGATGGCCTTCTCGACCTTGAACGGCGATGTCGACATCACCTTTCCCGCCGACCTCAAGGCCGACGTCCGGATGAGCTCGGTCAACGGCGAGATCTACTCCGACTTCGACGTGTCCGTGACGACCGAAACGGTCGCCGGCGTGGACGAGAAGCCGAAGAAGGGCCGGACCCACGTCGTCATCGAGCGCGAGATGCGGGGCAAGATCAACGGCGGCGGCGCCGAGATCCTGTTCAAGACGTTCAACGGCGACATCCTCCTGCGGCGCGCCAAGAACTAGCCCGCGTCGTCGCAGGGCGGCAGCCGCCAGCGCGGGGTCGCCGATCGCCGATCGCCGATCGCCGCTCCGGGGAAGGGGGCTCTGTTCCGCAGCTGGAGTAGAGTCCCCTTTCATGTGTGCAGAGAAGGCCGACGAGACCGGCTCGAGCCCGGTTTCCGAAGCGGAGCCAGGCCTGGCTCCGCGGTCCGCAAGGGAGCCAAGCCTGGCTCCGCGGTCCGAAACGGAGCCAAGCCTGGCTCCGCCTTCAGACGTCACCACACTCTTGGCCGCCGCGCGGAGCGGCGAGAGGCGCGCCTCCGAGGCGCTCTACGACCGCGTCTACTCCGAGCTCAAGCGGCTGGCGCACGTCCAGCTGTCGGTGCATGGGCGCCCCGGGCAGACGCTGGACACCACCGCCCTGGTACACGAGACCTTCCTGCGGCTCGCTGGTCCGGCCGGCGCGGCGCCCGCCGACCGCGCCCACTTCTTCAATCTCGCCGCGCGCGTCATGCGCCACGTCATCGTCGACTTCGCCCGCCGTCGCGACGCCGAGAAGCGAGGGGGCGGCGTCGTACCGATCGAGCTCGAAGAGGCGGCGCATCGGTTGGCCGATCCGGGAGGGACGCTGTCGATCGAGATGCTGGCGCTGGACCGCGCCTTGGGCGAGCTCGAGCGCGCCAGCCCCGAGCTCGCGCACCTGGTCGAACTGCGTTTCTTCGCCGGTCTCGCACTCGAGGAGATCGCCCCGATCGTCGAGCGCAGCGAGCGCTCGTTGAAGCGCGACTGGCGGCGGGCGCAGGCCTTTCTGCGTGCCGCCCTCGATGGCAAGGCGACCCCCCCCAGGTCCGGCCCGACGGCATCGTGAATCGAGGACGTTCGCGCCCCCTGTCCCCCAGCGTCGGCCGCCCGCGCATCCAGCAGCGGAGGGTATTGGTCAGCAGATGAAGAACCGCTGGGAGACGATCTTCGACGAGCTCGTGGAGGAGAGCGCGGAGGTGCGCGCGGCGCGCCTCGCCGCAGTTGCGGCCACCGACCCGGAGCTCGCCCGGTTTCTTGCGGAGCTGCTCGCCGCCGATCGAACGGAGGAGGAGCTCATCGGTGCGCCGCTTCTCGCCCGCGCGCCGGTCTTCGTCGCCTCGGCGCTCGAGTCGGGAGTCGCCCGGCTCGAGGGAGACGCGGCGGCCGGCGCCGACGTCGTCGCCATGACGATCGAAGACGCCGAGACGATCGGTCCCTATCGCCTCGTGCGCCGCATTGGCGAAGGCGGCATGGGTGAGGTCTTCCTCGCCGAACGCTCCGACGGCGAGTTCGAGCAGCGCGTCGCCCTGAAGCGGATCCGTGCCGGCCTCGATTCGCACGCCATCGCCGAGCGCTTCCTGCGCGAACGCCAGATTCTCGCCCGCCTGGAGCATCCGGGAATCGCCCACCTGCTCGACGGTGGCTCGACCGACGACGGCGATCCCTATTTCGTCCTCGAGCACGTCGAGGGCCTGCCGATCACCGAGTGGTGCGAGCGCCGCTTCACACCGCTCGAGACCCGCATCCGCCTGATGATCGAAGTGGCGGACGCCGTCGATGCGGCGCACCGCCAGCTCGTCGTGCACCGCGATCTCAAGCCGACCAACATCCTGGTGACCGCGAGCGGCCGGGTGAAGCTGCTCGACTTCGGCATCGCGAAGCTCCTGCAGCCGGAGGCGTTCGACGAGCGCCAGACCCAGCTCGGCGGGCAGCCGCTCACCCCCGCCTACGCCGCGCCGGAACAGATCCTCGGCGAGGCCGTGACGACGGCGACCGACGTCTATTCGATGGGCGCCCTCCTCTTCGAGCTGCTGACCGGCCGCCCGCCTTTCGACCGCGCCGGGCGGCCGCTGCCGGCGCTGGTGCGCGCGGTCGATTCGGAGACCCTCGAGCGGCCGTCGGTCGTCGCCGCCGGGGCGGGCGAGGCCGAGCCGGAGCGCGAGATCCTGCGCGGCTTCGCGCCGCGGCTCGCCGGCGATCTCGACTCGATCGTGCTCAAAGCGCTCCACCGCGAGCCGGCGCGGCGCTACCCCTCGGCGGCCGCACTGCGCGACGATCTGCGGCGCTTTCTCGACGGCCGCCCGGTGAAGGCGCAGCCGGACAGCGCGAGCTACCGGGCGAGGAAGTTCATCGGCCGTCACAGCCTCGGCGTCGCGGCGGGCATCGTCTTCGCTGCGGCGTTGGTCGCCGGCATCGGCGTCGTTCTCTGGCAGGCGGAGCTGGCGCGCGGCGAGGCGCGCCGGGCCGATCGTGTGCAGACTTTCCTGATCGAGCTCTTCCGCGAGGCCGACCCGAGCCAGACGCTGGGCGAAACGATCACGGCGCGGGAGATTCTCGAGAAAGGGGCTAGCCGCCTCGAGGAGCAGCTCGTCGAGGAGCCGGCGGTGCGCGCCGAGCTGCTCGACACGGTCGCGCAGGTCGAGCGCAACCTCGGGCTCTTCGAACCGGCCGCAAAGCGCGCCGACGCCGCCATCGCCCTGCGGCGGGGGAGTGGCGCGGGTCGCGCTTCGGGCAGGGGGGCGAGCGGTCCGAAAGAGCTCGCCGCCAGCCTCGTGACGCGGTCCGAGAT
The nucleotide sequence above comes from Thermoanaerobaculia bacterium. Encoded proteins:
- a CDS encoding serine/threonine protein kinase, whose protein sequence is MKNRWETIFDELVEESAEVRAARLAAVAATDPELARFLAELLAADRTEEELIGAPLLARAPVFVASALESGVARLEGDAAAGADVVAMTIEDAETIGPYRLVRRIGEGGMGEVFLAERSDGEFEQRVALKRIRAGLDSHAIAERFLRERQILARLEHPGIAHLLDGGSTDDGDPYFVLEHVEGLPITEWCERRFTPLETRIRLMIEVADAVDAAHRQLVVHRDLKPTNILVTASGRVKLLDFGIAKLLQPEAFDERQTQLGGQPLTPAYAAPEQILGEAVTTATDVYSMGALLFELLTGRPPFDRAGRPLPALVRAVDSETLERPSVVAAGAGEAEPEREILRGFAPRLAGDLDSIVLKALHREPARRYPSAAALRDDLRRFLDGRPVKAQPDSASYRARKFIGRHSLGVAAGIVFAAALVAGIGVVLWQAELARGEARRADRVQTFLIELFREADPSQTLGETITAREILEKGASRLEEQLVEEPAVRAELLDTVAQVERNLGLFEPAAKRADAAIALRRGSGAGRASGRGASGPKELAASLVTRSEIHFDLGELAPAKALLDEARALYPAIDSIALPLGRRWSEVRFSILGQQLEVEAAEALARRSLAQWMSGPDPDPLEIAHWRLGLAGLMIDASRVVEAEPLVREALPALVETKGRNPLRLASARLQAGEMLDVLGDEDEAERWLVSGLDLHRSALGPDHPEVALWEIKLGYHWSERRRYDEAERVLLHAAKVLDGIGHYDAGSALRYYGFVEMGRERFDAAYEQFVEAEQRFRRILGDDGPLQRAAQLSQGWALVKARRFTEARALLESLAAVSERVDGPQSLPLRSALKYLGEVERELGRPEVALAQHRRALAIERHVYGKDEHLGIAASRYQIALDLLAAGDAKSLALADEEIATAIAVVRRLDSDAPRLDDFLQASARIALQRGDPVRARRDLTEAVARFRAHDGPLHPRTLAAERDLAALDPPPRNPEERVRVGPSPS